In one Echinicola marina genomic region, the following are encoded:
- a CDS encoding DUF2851 family protein: MNFKENFIHAIWKYQYFDKRDLRTCHGVSLEVKKIGYYNFHEGPDFRESHLSIGQLEHHGNVEVHLKSSDWYQHAHDRDHHYDSVILHVVWEHDTEVKRADGTLIPTLELKGKVFLSVLRNYERLVSARNPILCHEFLPGINEIIKFSALEKALVERLEEKSKLVDQEIISTAGDWEEVAYRWLFYCFGFKVNNVPMLKLAHSVPYKVLKKHSGKRGVLEAVLMGQAGFLTGDQLDEYSAFAQKEHGFYHRKYSLPEPVYPTEWKFMRVRPSNYPPVRIAQLATVLSQSPNLFSLITQEVDSVSALQGIFSGGTSTYWEYHYFPGKECKKHQNRVLSKRTIHLLAINYLVPLWFSYGKYLDDERWRARCFDLLQEIPPEENHIISDFIVEGWRPLNAFDSQGMIGLHHAYCSQKKCLNCKVGQNLLSASD, encoded by the coding sequence ATGAATTTTAAAGAGAATTTTATCCATGCAATATGGAAGTACCAGTATTTTGATAAACGTGATTTGAGGACCTGCCATGGCGTGAGCTTGGAGGTCAAGAAAATTGGCTATTATAATTTTCATGAGGGGCCTGATTTCAGGGAATCACATTTGAGCATTGGTCAGTTGGAGCATCATGGCAATGTGGAGGTTCATTTAAAATCTTCAGATTGGTACCAGCATGCACATGACAGGGATCATCATTACGATTCCGTGATATTGCATGTAGTATGGGAACATGATACAGAGGTAAAAAGAGCAGACGGAACACTGATTCCTACTTTGGAACTAAAGGGTAAGGTGTTTTTAAGTGTTTTAAGGAATTATGAGCGACTGGTGTCAGCAAGGAATCCTATTCTGTGTCATGAATTTTTACCAGGCATTAATGAGATTATCAAGTTTTCCGCTTTAGAAAAAGCCTTGGTGGAAAGACTGGAAGAAAAAAGCAAGTTGGTGGACCAAGAAATAATTTCCACAGCGGGAGATTGGGAGGAAGTGGCCTATCGCTGGCTGTTTTATTGTTTTGGCTTCAAGGTGAACAATGTCCCAATGCTTAAACTGGCCCATTCAGTACCTTATAAAGTATTGAAAAAGCATTCAGGAAAAAGAGGTGTTTTAGAAGCTGTTTTGATGGGACAGGCAGGGTTTCTAACGGGAGATCAGCTGGATGAGTATTCGGCCTTTGCCCAAAAAGAACATGGTTTTTATCATAGAAAATATTCATTGCCCGAACCAGTTTATCCTACTGAATGGAAATTCATGCGGGTTCGTCCCAGTAACTACCCTCCAGTTAGAATAGCTCAGTTGGCCACCGTTTTATCCCAAAGCCCGAATTTATTTTCCCTGATTACTCAGGAAGTTGATAGCGTTTCGGCCTTGCAGGGAATCTTCTCTGGAGGCACCTCTACGTATTGGGAATATCACTATTTCCCTGGAAAGGAATGCAAAAAACACCAAAATAGGGTTTTGAGCAAAAGGACAATTCATTTATTGGCGATTAACTATCTGGTACCACTTTGGTTTTCTTATGGTAAATATTTGGATGATGAAAGGTGGAGGGCGCGTTGTTTCGATCTTTTACAAGAGATCCCGCCAGAAGAAAACCATATTATTTCCGACTTTATAGTAGAGGGATGGAGGCCTTTGAATGCATTTGATAGCCAGGGCATGATAGGTTTGCATCATGCTTACTGTAGTCAAAAGAAGTGCCTGAATTGTAAGGTGGGGCAAAACTTGCTCAGTGCAAGTGATTAA
- a CDS encoding nucleoside phosphorylase has protein sequence MTKVIPSSELIINPDGSIYHLNLKPEFLASTVITVGDPERVSKITQYFDEVELKVSKREFVTHTGTYKGKRLTVMSTGMGTDNIEIFMTELDALVNIDLQTRKLKPKHSSLEIIRVGTSGSMRKDIPAGALLATDYGIGLDTLMQYYNAAYSSKELAIAEAVQKALGLQFRPYCFKGSGALMGKLCKGEVIEGNTVTCPGFFGPQGREVRLKPAIPDIIERLSKVVAGGVQLTNFEMETAGYYAMGKMLGHEVLSLNAIVANRITREFVEDADKVMEKLILHTLENV, from the coding sequence ATGACTAAGGTTATCCCTTCATCAGAACTTATCATTAATCCAGATGGTAGCATCTACCATCTCAACTTGAAGCCAGAATTTCTGGCTTCAACTGTTATTACAGTAGGAGATCCAGAGCGTGTGTCTAAAATCACCCAATACTTTGATGAAGTAGAGCTGAAAGTTTCCAAAAGAGAATTTGTCACTCATACAGGTACTTATAAAGGGAAGAGGCTGACAGTGATGAGCACTGGCATGGGGACGGACAATATTGAAATCTTTATGACAGAGTTGGATGCTCTGGTCAATATTGATCTGCAAACTCGAAAATTAAAACCCAAGCACAGTTCTTTGGAAATTATCAGGGTAGGTACATCGGGAAGCATGAGAAAGGATATTCCTGCGGGGGCACTTTTGGCTACTGATTATGGGATAGGCCTGGATACCTTGATGCAGTATTACAATGCCGCCTATAGTTCCAAAGAGTTGGCCATAGCTGAAGCAGTTCAAAAGGCCCTTGGTCTTCAATTTAGGCCATACTGTTTCAAAGGCTCAGGTGCCTTGATGGGGAAATTGTGCAAAGGAGAGGTAATAGAGGGCAATACAGTAACCTGTCCAGGTTTCTTTGGGCCTCAAGGGCGGGAAGTTCGGTTGAAGCCAGCTATTCCAGATATCATTGAGAGGCTCTCAAAAGTAGTTGCTGGAGGCGTCCAATTGACCAATTTTGAAATGGAAACTGCTGGTTATTATGCCATGGGGAAAATGCTGGGCCATGAAGTACTTAGCCTGAATGCCATTGTTGCCAATAGGATCACTCGGGAATTTGTAGAAGATGCAGACAAAGTGATGGAAAAGCTGATTTTGCATACCTTGGAAAATGTATAA
- a CDS encoding flavin-containing monooxygenase, with the protein MKETDFLIIGAGQSGLSAARHLQKAGKDFIILEKEQEVGDNWRNSFETMKLFTPAVFCSLPELPMALSPTSLPNKNQIADYFSRYAAHFDFPLHPKNEVTEITQEGKRFLVESTFEKITTKNIIISHGCLQTKSVPQWAKSLSIPYIHSNQYRSPVSIKGKKVLVIGSGNTAAQIIAELTAYFEVHWSTNEKPKFKSLDSFGKNKFFWDKKFNRLEKPLSEKKRNKTAPIYNFNGIKKKAKKAILHPEIIAADGNIVTFKNQHSQEIDFVLFATGNEINFDFINIDGFEYDLEKLKENQGLSIIEGIYFLGLPHQRSRSSHLIYGSAKDAAFIISRAITKQKN; encoded by the coding sequence ATGAAAGAAACTGATTTTCTAATCATTGGGGCTGGGCAAAGTGGACTATCTGCTGCCCGCCACTTACAAAAAGCTGGCAAAGATTTCATTATCCTGGAAAAAGAGCAGGAAGTTGGAGATAACTGGAGAAATAGCTTCGAAACCATGAAGCTATTTACCCCAGCGGTTTTCTGTAGTCTCCCAGAACTACCTATGGCCTTATCGCCGACCAGTTTGCCCAATAAAAATCAGATTGCAGATTATTTTTCCAGATACGCTGCACACTTTGATTTCCCTTTGCATCCCAAAAATGAAGTTACTGAAATCACACAGGAGGGCAAGCGATTCCTCGTAGAATCTACCTTTGAGAAAATTACCACCAAAAATATCATCATTAGTCATGGATGTCTGCAAACCAAGTCCGTACCACAATGGGCAAAGAGCTTAAGCATTCCCTATATTCACAGTAATCAATATAGAAGTCCTGTATCTATAAAAGGCAAAAAAGTACTGGTAATTGGCTCGGGCAATACAGCTGCTCAGATTATAGCTGAACTAACCGCCTATTTTGAAGTCCATTGGTCCACTAATGAAAAACCTAAATTCAAGTCCTTGGACTCATTTGGTAAAAACAAATTCTTCTGGGACAAAAAATTCAATCGCTTAGAAAAACCACTCAGCGAGAAAAAAAGAAACAAAACAGCTCCAATTTATAATTTCAACGGTATTAAGAAAAAAGCTAAAAAAGCAATACTTCATCCAGAAATAATCGCAGCAGATGGGAACATAGTAACTTTTAAAAACCAACATAGCCAGGAGATTGACTTTGTGTTATTTGCAACGGGCAATGAAATCAATTTTGACTTCATCAATATTGATGGTTTCGAATATGACCTTGAAAAGCTAAAGGAAAACCAAGGGCTATCTATCATTGAAGGCATTTATTTCCTAGGCCTACCACATCAAAGATCAAGAAGCTCACACTTAATTTATGGATCGGCCAAAGATGCCGCTTTCATCATCTCCAGAGCAATTACCAAACAAAAAAATTAA
- the pyrF gene encoding orotidine-5'-phosphate decarboxylase, translated as MDKQSLFKQIQGKSSFLCVGLDTDLAKIPSHLLKEKDPIFEFNKQIIDHTADYAVAYKPNIAFYEALGPKGWESLQRTLEYIPKDIFTISDAKRGDIGNTSKLYAKAFFEQMNFDAVTVAPYMGKDSVSPFLEFGGKWVILLALTSNEGSKDFQVLETEGGKPLFQQVLEKSQEWGSDENLMYVVGATRGEKIAEVRKYAPDHFFLVPGVGAQGGSLQEVAQYGMNKECGLLVNSSRGIIYASGGEDFGAKAGTAARALQVEMSQLLDQYCK; from the coding sequence ATGGACAAACAAAGCCTCTTTAAGCAAATTCAAGGTAAATCTTCTTTTCTGTGTGTAGGGTTAGATACAGATCTTGCCAAAATCCCTTCACACTTACTAAAGGAAAAAGATCCGATATTCGAGTTCAACAAACAGATCATTGATCATACAGCGGATTATGCAGTGGCTTATAAACCTAATATCGCTTTTTATGAGGCATTGGGGCCAAAGGGCTGGGAAAGCCTCCAGAGAACCTTGGAATATATTCCTAAGGATATTTTTACTATTTCTGACGCCAAGCGTGGAGATATAGGCAATACCTCTAAATTGTACGCCAAGGCTTTTTTTGAACAGATGAATTTTGATGCTGTTACTGTCGCTCCATATATGGGAAAAGATAGTGTAAGTCCTTTTTTGGAGTTCGGAGGAAAGTGGGTGATTCTCTTGGCACTGACTTCAAATGAAGGAAGCAAGGATTTTCAAGTTTTGGAGACGGAAGGGGGAAAGCCGTTATTTCAACAGGTTTTGGAAAAAAGCCAGGAATGGGGTAGTGATGAAAATTTAATGTATGTGGTGGGAGCAACTAGAGGTGAGAAAATAGCAGAAGTGAGAAAATATGCCCCTGATCATTTTTTCTTGGTGCCAGGTGTAGGTGCCCAAGGCGGAAGCCTTCAGGAAGTGGCCCAATATGGGATGAACAAAGAATGTGGCTTGTTGGTTAATTCATCTCGAGGAATTATTTATGCTTCAGGTGGTGAGGATTTTGGTGCGAAAGCTGGGACAGCAGCAAGAGCACTACAAGTAGAAATGTCCCAATTATTGGACCAGTATTGTAAATAA
- a CDS encoding ABC-F family ATP-binding cassette domain-containing protein — protein sequence MNYLSVENLSKAYGDKPLFNNISFGIDQGQKVALVGINGAGKSTLMKIIMGLEVADAGDIAINQQVKLAYVHQNPVFDANLSIYQTVFSDSSNETLQVMEAYQKAMVNAQAGKDNVDELNNLMEKMDALQAWDYEYQVKEVLGKLGLNDTDLPVGNLSGGQRKRVALAKAILEKPDLLLLDEPTNHLDLATIEWLEDYLAKANLSIFMVTHDRYFLEKVTNEILELDAGKIFRYTGNYSYFLNKKAERREIEATEQEKAKSLYKKELDWIRRQPKARGTKAKYRIDAFEETKEKAFQKKEEREIDLQVSSQRLGSKIIEIEKLSKSYDGQKFIDNFSYTFKKGDKIGIVGPNGAGKTTFLNLITGMLQPDSGEIEIGQTTAFGYYRQEEGAFDEEKRLLDIVKEVAEVVTLAGGSTITASQFLNKFGFPPKQQHTPIAKLSGGERRRLQLLMVLIKNPNFLILDEPTNDLDIMTLNTLEEFLDGFPGCLIIVSHDRYFMDRLVDHLFVFQGKGQIKDFPGNYTDLREWEKEQEALATSQKQQEKEKAIQKPKESNSSNQKASYKQKQEFKQVQKQIAELETQKSTLVEKINQGTEDHAALLEWSNSIQNITEELEELEFRWLELSELDDIMD from the coding sequence ATGAATTACTTGTCAGTAGAAAATCTCTCCAAGGCTTATGGTGATAAGCCCCTTTTCAATAATATCTCATTCGGAATAGATCAAGGTCAAAAAGTCGCGCTTGTTGGGATCAATGGTGCCGGAAAATCCACCTTGATGAAAATAATCATGGGCCTTGAAGTAGCAGACGCGGGTGATATAGCTATCAATCAACAGGTCAAGCTAGCCTATGTTCATCAAAACCCCGTATTTGACGCAAACCTCAGTATTTACCAAACTGTTTTTTCTGATTCTTCCAACGAAACACTTCAGGTAATGGAAGCTTATCAAAAAGCCATGGTCAATGCCCAAGCCGGTAAAGACAATGTTGATGAACTCAACAATTTGATGGAAAAAATGGACGCTTTGCAGGCATGGGATTACGAATACCAAGTCAAAGAAGTACTGGGAAAATTAGGCCTTAATGACACCGACCTACCAGTAGGCAACCTTTCAGGTGGTCAAAGAAAAAGAGTAGCCCTGGCCAAAGCAATTTTGGAGAAGCCAGATTTACTCCTTTTGGATGAACCTACCAACCACTTGGATTTGGCCACCATAGAATGGTTGGAAGATTATCTTGCCAAAGCCAACCTTTCCATTTTCATGGTGACCCACGACAGGTATTTTCTGGAAAAAGTCACCAATGAAATCCTTGAATTGGACGCTGGTAAAATATTTCGCTACACAGGAAACTACAGCTATTTCCTGAACAAAAAGGCAGAAAGGAGGGAAATAGAAGCCACAGAACAAGAAAAAGCCAAAAGCCTCTATAAAAAGGAACTTGACTGGATCCGCAGGCAACCCAAAGCCAGGGGCACCAAAGCCAAATACCGTATCGATGCTTTTGAAGAAACCAAAGAAAAGGCCTTCCAGAAAAAAGAAGAACGGGAAATCGACCTACAGGTATCTTCCCAAAGACTAGGAAGCAAAATCATAGAAATCGAAAAACTTTCTAAAAGTTACGATGGACAAAAATTCATTGACAACTTCTCTTATACCTTCAAAAAAGGCGATAAAATAGGCATTGTCGGACCAAATGGTGCCGGAAAAACCACTTTCCTAAACTTGATTACGGGAATGCTTCAGCCGGACTCAGGGGAAATTGAAATTGGACAAACCACTGCTTTTGGCTATTATAGACAGGAGGAAGGTGCTTTTGACGAAGAAAAAAGACTTTTGGACATCGTCAAGGAGGTGGCTGAAGTAGTTACATTGGCAGGAGGCAGCACTATCACTGCTTCTCAATTTTTAAACAAATTCGGCTTTCCGCCAAAACAGCAACACACACCAATCGCTAAACTCAGTGGTGGGGAAAGACGTCGCCTGCAATTGCTGATGGTACTGATCAAAAACCCTAACTTCCTGATTCTCGATGAACCTACCAATGACCTGGATATCATGACATTGAATACTTTGGAAGAATTTTTAGATGGTTTTCCTGGCTGCCTGATCATTGTCTCCCATGATAGGTATTTTATGGACAGATTGGTAGACCATTTATTTGTATTCCAAGGAAAGGGACAGATCAAAGATTTCCCTGGTAATTACACTGATCTTAGAGAATGGGAAAAAGAACAAGAAGCCCTCGCTACTAGCCAAAAACAGCAAGAGAAAGAAAAGGCCATTCAAAAGCCAAAAGAGAGCAATAGTTCCAACCAAAAGGCTTCTTATAAACAAAAACAGGAATTCAAGCAGGTGCAAAAACAAATCGCAGAACTTGAAACACAAAAGTCTACCTTGGTGGAGAAGATCAACCAAGGCACTGAGGACCATGCAGCACTTTTGGAATGGTCCAATTCCATTCAGAACATCACCGAGGAATTGGAAGAATTGGAATTTAGATGGCTGGAATTGAGTGAACTTGATGACATTATGGACTAA
- the trhO gene encoding oxygen-dependent tRNA uridine(34) hydroxylase TrhO produces MENSNYSVLLYYCYAEIKDAEAYREEHHLFCIENNIRGRIIISSEGLNGTVSGLKEDCEKYMAYVKSDPRFAKTDFKVDDFDRHAFAKIHVRVKPEIVHSSLRHINPLEKTGKHLEPEEFKKLKDQEDVVILDVRSNYEHELGHFKNALTLDIDNFRDFPEKVKELEHLKGKKVLTYCTGGIKCEKASAYLLDQGFEDVYQLHGGIIKYGMEAGGEDFEGKCYVFDNRLAVDVNKVNPTVISKCHCCGTPSDRMVNCANPECNIHVPICEECGWKYEGACSDECKAHPEKREYNGTGYYQKNTNGYNPYKGLQRKPNKDKIKSILHD; encoded by the coding sequence ATGGAAAATTCAAATTACAGTGTACTTCTGTATTATTGCTATGCAGAGATCAAAGATGCTGAGGCATACAGGGAAGAGCATCACCTATTCTGTATTGAAAACAATATCAGGGGGAGAATCATTATTTCGTCAGAAGGTCTGAATGGAACGGTTTCTGGCCTTAAGGAGGACTGTGAGAAATACATGGCCTATGTAAAGTCTGATCCTAGGTTTGCTAAGACAGACTTTAAAGTTGATGATTTTGACCGTCATGCCTTCGCAAAGATCCATGTCCGTGTGAAACCTGAAATTGTTCACTCTAGCCTAAGGCATATTAATCCACTGGAGAAAACAGGTAAGCACCTGGAGCCGGAAGAGTTTAAGAAATTAAAAGATCAGGAAGATGTAGTGATCTTGGATGTGCGTTCCAACTATGAACATGAATTAGGGCACTTCAAGAATGCATTGACCCTTGATATTGATAATTTCAGGGATTTTCCAGAAAAGGTGAAGGAGCTTGAGCATTTAAAAGGCAAAAAAGTATTGACCTATTGTACTGGCGGCATCAAATGTGAAAAAGCCAGCGCTTATTTGTTGGATCAAGGTTTTGAGGATGTTTACCAGTTACACGGTGGAATTATCAAATATGGTATGGAAGCTGGCGGAGAGGATTTTGAAGGGAAATGTTATGTGTTCGATAACCGACTAGCAGTAGATGTCAACAAGGTGAATCCAACGGTGATCTCAAAATGCCATTGTTGTGGAACACCTTCTGACAGAATGGTCAATTGTGCCAATCCTGAATGTAATATCCATGTGCCGATCTGTGAGGAATGTGGGTGGAAGTATGAAGGGGCTTGCTCCGATGAGTGTAAAGCACATCCCGAAAAGAGAGAATATAATGGGACGGGATATTACCAGAAAAATACCAATGGCTATAACCCTTATAAAGGATTGCAAAGAAAGCCGAATAAGGATAAAATAAAATCTATTCTCCATGACTAA
- a CDS encoding TonB-dependent receptor domain-containing protein, with protein sequence MKGLYFFLFICAFLFIGFPSLGQSSLLRGKVQDEQSGKALEFANIALLHPVDSAVVTGGMTDLTGHFEFEASSGDYIFRVGFIGYKSYHENISVGDKKNLNFGLIKLASETSDLDEVLVEGVTSMFESDIDKRRYNVENSIVAEGATASELLETLPSIQVDEEGSISMRGSGNVLIYINGRPSNLSGENTEAILSQFPANSIKEVELITNPSSRYDAAGVGGIINIVLKKNSFQGLNGQVNTSVGTRDKYAGGLTLNYGAEKINFFTSYNYQNRRRFRKSDEKRYNELSNASPLLDQDSYNEEVEKSHLMRGGFDWNLVPTQVLGFYAQFNVNEEVEEETLNQRSINSAGDLDSLSVRDAIEDEEGDNFETGFTYNWQIDTLGQKLYGSFSYAQDSRDQTDTYEQTFYDEAVQEVPHKWIKQLNGRTRASELYIVQMDYEKPLGKTSKIEGGLKGTFGSWDRGQEFFQGDINTEFELVRNDTVSDEFTFNEDVYAAYFIYRNKMGDFGYQLGLRGEATRTLGVQEREDLEVVNDYFNLFPSVYLSYSLQEEEELTINFSRRISRPGIWDLAPLYYVSDPLNVRTGNPYLKPEYTNSYEFGYMKAWERWLLNATIYHRYSTDIISRITRINDNNVTVQTRENINDRSSTGLELINQFQFGNWVDATLTGNLFHSKINGDNLEDGANNSNFSWTVSLLSNIIIPKVANVQVQGNYRGPIVLLQGKLLPYWGMNIGFRRDVLKKKGTISLNFSDVFNTRIFKIETKGPGFSQDRVYNRETRIVTLSLNYKFGGFKERRNERDRQSGGGDEDGEF encoded by the coding sequence ATGAAAGGCCTTTATTTCTTTTTATTCATTTGTGCATTTTTATTTATTGGCTTTCCTTCATTAGGTCAGTCCAGCCTACTCAGGGGAAAGGTGCAAGATGAACAAAGTGGAAAAGCATTGGAATTTGCGAATATCGCATTGCTTCATCCTGTAGATTCCGCTGTAGTTACCGGAGGAATGACGGATTTGACTGGGCATTTCGAATTTGAGGCTTCCTCAGGGGATTATATTTTTCGTGTGGGGTTTATAGGTTATAAAAGTTATCATGAAAACATTAGTGTTGGTGATAAGAAAAACCTGAATTTTGGCTTGATCAAACTGGCGTCTGAGACATCCGATTTGGATGAGGTTTTGGTGGAGGGAGTGACATCCATGTTTGAATCTGATATTGATAAGCGGAGATATAATGTTGAAAACAGCATTGTAGCTGAGGGAGCCACTGCCTCAGAGCTATTGGAAACTTTGCCTTCTATTCAAGTGGATGAAGAAGGAAGTATAAGCATGCGTGGCAGTGGAAATGTATTGATTTATATCAATGGCAGGCCCTCCAACCTGTCTGGGGAAAATACAGAAGCCATCCTGTCGCAATTTCCCGCCAATAGCATCAAAGAAGTTGAATTGATCACCAATCCCTCCTCTAGATATGATGCCGCAGGAGTGGGAGGAATAATCAATATTGTCTTGAAGAAAAACAGTTTTCAGGGATTAAACGGGCAGGTTAATACCTCAGTAGGAACCAGGGATAAATATGCCGGTGGCTTAACATTAAATTATGGTGCCGAAAAGATCAACTTCTTTACATCCTATAATTATCAAAACAGGAGGAGATTCCGAAAAAGTGATGAAAAAAGGTATAATGAGCTGTCCAATGCTTCCCCTTTACTGGACCAGGATTCCTATAATGAAGAGGTGGAGAAATCCCATTTGATGAGGGGAGGCTTTGATTGGAACCTTGTCCCTACACAGGTACTGGGCTTTTATGCACAGTTTAATGTCAATGAAGAAGTGGAGGAAGAAACCCTTAACCAAAGGAGTATCAATTCTGCGGGGGACTTGGATAGTTTGTCGGTTAGAGATGCCATTGAGGATGAAGAAGGAGATAATTTTGAAACAGGATTCACTTATAATTGGCAAATAGATACACTGGGCCAAAAGCTTTATGGGAGCTTCTCTTATGCACAGGATAGTAGGGATCAAACGGATACTTATGAACAGACATTTTATGATGAGGCAGTGCAAGAGGTGCCCCATAAATGGATAAAGCAACTGAATGGTAGGACTAGGGCCAGCGAACTCTATATTGTCCAAATGGACTATGAAAAGCCCCTAGGTAAAACTTCAAAAATTGAAGGGGGATTGAAAGGAACTTTTGGCTCTTGGGATAGAGGACAGGAATTTTTTCAGGGTGATATAAATACTGAATTTGAATTGGTAAGGAACGATACCGTAAGTGATGAATTTACTTTTAATGAGGATGTCTATGCGGCTTATTTTATTTATAGAAATAAAATGGGGGACTTTGGTTATCAGCTTGGTTTAAGAGGGGAGGCAACCAGAACCCTTGGTGTACAGGAGAGAGAAGATTTAGAGGTGGTAAATGATTATTTCAATCTTTTTCCCAGTGTTTACCTGAGTTATTCTTTACAGGAAGAGGAGGAATTGACCATTAACTTTAGTCGTAGGATATCTCGGCCAGGGATTTGGGATTTGGCGCCTTTATATTATGTGTCTGATCCTTTAAATGTGCGAACTGGGAATCCCTATCTGAAACCAGAGTATACCAATAGCTATGAATTTGGCTATATGAAAGCTTGGGAAAGGTGGTTGCTGAATGCGACCATTTATCACCGTTATTCGACGGATATTATTAGTAGGATCACACGAATAAACGATAATAATGTTACTGTCCAGACCCGGGAAAATATAAATGACCGAAGTAGTACAGGGCTAGAGTTGATCAACCAGTTTCAGTTTGGGAACTGGGTAGATGCCACCCTTACAGGTAATCTATTCCATAGCAAGATCAATGGAGATAACTTGGAAGATGGAGCAAATAATTCCAATTTTAGCTGGACCGTCAGTTTGTTGTCAAATATTATCATTCCCAAGGTTGCCAATGTGCAAGTTCAAGGTAATTACCGAGGTCCAATTGTTTTGCTGCAAGGTAAATTGCTACCTTATTGGGGGATGAACATTGGCTTTCGTCGAGACGTGTTGAAAAAGAAAGGTACTATAAGTTTAAACTTTAGTGATGTTTTTAATACTAGGATCTTTAAAATTGAAACCAAAGGTCCAGGATTTTCTCAGGACCGGGTTTATAATAGAGAAACTAGGATAGTTACGCTCTCTCTGAATTATAAGTTTGGTGGATTTAAGGAAAGAAGAAATGAAAGAGACCGTCAAAGTGGAGGCGGAGATGAAGATGGGGAATTTTAA
- a CDS encoding LolA family protein produces MLKRILLFTVLIIGFQGLVWGQKDPKAKLVLDQVSERYQSLSGVQATFEYYYYNDIDGASQSSTGEVAVKGNRYKLVLDDQEIYNNGETVWTYIKTGDYKEVTINTVSDDPDELTPSSIYNLYKKGYDYVLIGDEKLSGKLVQRIKLTAENQNAQFSTIILYVDKANKDLMGWEVSDADGGSFKYQFKNVKTNVDLKNSFFAFDVSAHVDVEVIDLR; encoded by the coding sequence ATGTTGAAGAGAATATTATTATTTACAGTACTCATTATAGGTTTTCAAGGGCTAGTTTGGGGGCAAAAAGATCCCAAAGCCAAATTGGTTCTTGATCAAGTAAGTGAAAGATATCAGTCATTGAGTGGCGTTCAAGCTACTTTTGAATATTATTATTATAATGATATTGACGGTGCCAGTCAGTCCAGTACTGGAGAAGTCGCGGTCAAAGGAAATAGATATAAGCTGGTCTTGGATGATCAGGAGATATACAATAATGGTGAAACCGTCTGGACTTATATCAAGACAGGGGATTATAAGGAAGTAACCATCAATACAGTCAGTGATGATCCTGATGAATTGACTCCTTCGAGCATTTATAACCTCTATAAAAAAGGTTATGATTATGTCCTTATCGGCGATGAAAAGCTAAGCGGTAAATTGGTTCAGAGAATCAAACTTACTGCTGAGAATCAAAATGCCCAGTTTAGTACCATTATCTTGTATGTGGACAAAGCGAACAAGGATTTGATGGGCTGGGAAGTTTCTGATGCAGATGGGGGAAGCTTCAAATATCAATTCAAAAATGTGAAAACGAATGTGGATTTGAAGAATTCGTTTTTTGCCTTTGATGTTTCTGCTCATGTTGATGTAGAGGTAATAGATCTGCGTTAA
- a CDS encoding acetyltransferase: MEKPVIILGAKGIAHPALEIFNSNEVVVYGFLDEDKEMHGTEINVVPVLGDPEDDGYLKLVGKKCEAFVAVDDNKYRQFLVKLLNERRKVQPINAIHKTSYISTDASIGHGNFINAKVNIGAGAKLGSHCIIHSGAIIDHKVTAEDFVQIGAGAVINSGVSIGKGAFIGSGVTVVSGVKIGGNARIGAGSVVVADVEEESTVFGNPAAPIKA, translated from the coding sequence ATGGAAAAACCGGTAATCATTTTAGGTGCAAAGGGAATCGCACATCCCGCATTGGAAATCTTTAATAGCAATGAGGTGGTTGTGTATGGCTTCCTAGATGAGGATAAAGAAATGCATGGCACAGAAATAAATGTAGTGCCGGTATTGGGAGATCCTGAGGACGATGGTTACTTAAAGTTGGTAGGTAAGAAATGTGAGGCTTTTGTGGCTGTGGATGATAATAAATACCGTCAGTTTTTGGTGAAGTTATTGAATGAGCGCAGAAAGGTTCAGCCTATCAATGCGATCCATAAAACATCCTATATTTCTACTGATGCTAGCATTGGCCACGGGAATTTCATCAATGCAAAGGTAAATATCGGAGCAGGGGCTAAACTCGGTAGCCACTGTATCATTCATTCTGGGGCTATTATAGATCATAAGGTGACAGCAGAAGACTTTGTCCAAATAGGCGCTGGTGCAGTAATTAATTCAGGTGTGAGTATTGGAAAAGGTGCTTTTATTGGTTCTGGAGTAACTGTAGTATCTGGGGTGAAAATTGGTGGAAATGCCAGAATTGGCGCTGGATCGGTTGTGGTGGCAGATGTAGAAGAAGAAAGTACAGTTTTTGGGAATCCTGCAGCTCCTATTAAGGCTTAG